The Oncorhynchus mykiss isolate Arlee chromosome 20, USDA_OmykA_1.1, whole genome shotgun sequence genomic sequence CTTGGCTGCAGCCTGGAGCTTGTCCCCTGTCCTGTAGGAAGGGTCTGGTGATGCTGTAGGggatgaggtggtggtggtacctGGCCTCAGAGCAGGCACCTTCCACAAGTTGACTTTGGGCTGGCAACTGGGATTGGGCTCCAGGCCATTCGCAGAGGTTTTGAGAACCTTGTTGACGTCGCTCTTAGTGGAGGCTGCTCCAAAGGCATGCTCGCAGAGGAATGGGTAGTAGAAGCGGGACGGCAGGAGGGTCCGGTTGATGGGGTGGTGCACACCGGATGCCGGGTGCAAGAGCTGAGCGGCTGATGCCAGGAAGGGGAGCTGGGCTAGCTGCGCTTGAGTCGGTACGGTTATATTGGTGTCAGCAGTGGGGATTGCATTCATTGAATTCATATAGGAGAAGAGGCTGGGGCTCAGGGGGTATCCCACCCCAAGGATAGACAGGTTGAGTTCTGTGGGGTCCTGGTAGTCCACCAGGCCGGGTGGAGGCGGGTAGCATGGGATGGAGTCGCTCACTCTGGGCTGGGTGCCCTCGGCCATGGTGTGGCTGGTGGCAAGCAGGCGCCACTGCTCCGACAGCAGGTCAGGCGCAGTCAGGAACGTCTTGGACAGCTTGTAGTGCTTTAGCTGGTTCTCCACCGAGTGTGCTCTCAAGAGCTGATCCTCCAGGGAGAACACATCAGTCATCAGCAGCTCCGGCTCAGGATGGTTACTGGTTCTCTTGGCTGTGCCATCTGAGTCCCTGTTGGAGCACTCTCTGGTCATCTCAGTGACTTCAGCCCCTTgtccgctctcctcctcctcctcctcctcctctcctcccgggctctccccttcctcctccatgtCTTGTTGCTGCCGGGGCCTCTCCTCATTCCCTGTAGCTGGCTCGGGCTCCTCTTTCCCAGCTGTGGTCCGGAGAGAGTGGGCTTGCTGGAGGGGCCGGAGCTGGTCCAGGTGCAGAAGGTTGCCCTTCTTGTATGGCCAGTCGGACTCGATTaacagagacagggagttcttACAGAGGCTGTACTTCATGTGGTTGTACAGATGGGACTTCTCCATGCAGGTGAAGGGGCACTGGAAGCACTTATAGTTGTAAGGTTTGCCCCATGGCCGTGGGATGTAGTGGGGCTTCTTGGGCTTGCGTTCCTTGTGCTTGCACGTGTGGTCCTCCTTGGACATGATGGGGAATAATTCTGTCCTCACAATGTAGGTTATTCTGAGGAGAAGGTGTGTAAAAGTCTTGGAGAGATGAGGCTGTAGGGATGCAGGCTCTCGTTCTTTCTCGGGCTAGATGTAGTACACTTCTTTAGCCTTTATTTACATGACTTTAAAGATTCTTTAACCTGGGATCCAGGTGGGTAGGAACTGTGGAATACAATATACATATATTGGTATATTATAACATAAAAATTAAAGAATCGTGTCATACAGTCAATCGAAAGTCAATCGAAAAAAATGTTGTGgccaattattataatttttttgtcaTATTTTTTGTTGGGGGTTGGTTTTTCTCCTTAGTGGCGctgaggtctaaggcactgcatctcaatgctagaggtgtcactacagaccctggttcgatcccaggctgtatcacaaccggccgtgatcgggagtcccatagggcgtcgcacaattggcccagcgttgtccgggttagaggagagtttggccggggtaggccgtcattgtaaataactgacttggctagttaaataaaaataaagagtaAATAAATTATAGGTGCAATATACAAATGAATATAATTTCATATTCAGTTCATATCATATTTACCTGTGGACTGCCTAACaaatatacaaataaaaacatttaaaaaaggtaCATAAATGCAAAGTATTGATCATTTTGATCACATGTTCTCTATCTGACCCAGAAGCTATGTTTTGTGAATACATGAATACAAGATAAATAAATTTAATTATCTACAGTTAACTACTGTCTAATTATCTGCATTGGGGAGCTATGTATCAGCATGCTCATATGTGTGTCTATGAGAGTGCATCATGTGTTGTCTGCCTGAGCTGCTGAGCTGAGTTGCCACTAACCCAACTGCAGGGAGGCCCCCACTGCTCTGTTCTCACTGTACCTGCCACTAATCATTATTTCCAGTGCAGCACCAGGCGCTAGCAAGTCCCAGTGCTGGGGGCAAACAGGCAGCCCCGGGGGGGCTCTGCACCTGTGCAGGGGGCTCCACTCACGGCCCTGTCCTGGCTACATGGGCTCTGGGCCGGGTCCATGGAGGCCGGCTACCGTGCAGCATGGCCAGGGTAATGGTTTAATTAAGAGGGCGGGTGTTGGGGGAGTCGGAGCATGGGCCCTGGTTCTTAATGAGAGCCTGGCGTCACGCCCATAGGGCATCGTTAGTGTCAGGGCTGGGATTTGGGTCAGGGCACATCACACCAAGTTCAACTGCTCTCCTCTCACCCACTTCTGTCTTTTCTCCCTACTTTGGTGCTTTTGGAGTTGGGGTGGTGTTCTCGAAGTTGAATATACTCTTTCATCTATTTCACAGGACAGATAAGAGGGGAGATTTATTACAGCTGGAATTTCCTGTAAAATTACATGGTAACAATTGTGGCGTTTTGGGACTAAAACATTGGTACTATATGATACTCGTGCTACTTTTTTTTAATGAATCCCAAAGACAGATAAGAGGAGATTTATTACAGCTGTGAAGAGGTGGTTATTAGGTCATGAAacatttttctatgtttttaaaataaatatcagGTAAATAGATAGTGTTCCTTGTGTGAATATGTGAACTATTTCTAATGTAATGTTTGTCATGTATTCTGATTATCAGGGATTTGTTTATTAATAAGCCAGTGCACTAAATATTTTCAGAGACTACTTAAGTTAGATGTTTTCTTTAGTGAAATCATACATATTTGCCACtcgtaaaaaataaaataaaaacattggaaaatgtaatcaagaagTGACTGACTTCCctatcaactctctctctgtatttcagaATTTTGGTTGGATATTTAAGCAAGTTGACCTCCTGTCCGTCTATAATTATGGTAGTTCACAATTCCCAAAGGTAAACAAAATAATTGGACAATGCAGATTAAatgtcaaatacattttaacataAAAGTTTAAAAGTTTTACACACTTGACCTACTCTGTTAACTGACTGATTTAAATAGGATAATTGCATGCAGCGTTGTCTCACCATCTTTTTTTATAGATAAATACAAGACCCAATGAATTGAATTATCTACAGTTAACTACTGTCTTATCTCAACAGAGCACCATTTTCTTACATATTTCGTTGTAATAATCACTTTagtttaattagccttttaaataaCTCACTCAAACCAATTTCAAACACTCCTCAAAAATGTATAGTGTCTTTTTGGGGGGAAGAAAGAAACATTGTAATTGTTTTCCACTGTTAGTCAAGCTGACCTGTGGGTAGAGCGAGTGAACAACTGAGAGAGCATCACTCTTCAGATTAAAAGACCCTGCTGTGAGGCTTTTTTTTCTGGGGTCGTTCAGGGATGAAAGCCTGTGTGATGTTTCGGGGTCCGGGCTGAGGTAAGTCTTGTTTCAGAATACGATCAACTTTTATTAAACCATCACGCCGTACATCACACCTTGTGAGGACAGATAGACATAAATTGAACTCGACTTCACTGCAGTACAAGAGGGATAACAAAACTCACTCTAACACAGGGTGGCAGGCCTTTTTGCAGAATCCTGCTCGTCTACCCCTGAGGCTCTGACCTGGCCTCTGAGCTCATAATAGAGCCTAACAGCTGCTATTAGGAGGCAATCAATAAAAATCATTTTTCCTTTAGATTTTTTCACTGCTGGACACTGTTAGTGGCCACCAAACCCTCGAACCCCTCCTCCCGTCCTGTCCCGTATCCTTGTTTTAAGCTTTTATGGGTTCCTGGTCAGACAAGCCTATAATCGCTTCAGCTTCAACATATATTGTTTCAATTCAGATAGCTCACATCACTAAAAGCATTGACAAGTTGTG encodes the following:
- the LOC110499078 gene encoding proline-rich protein 35-like; amino-acid sequence: MSKEDHTCKHKERKPKKPHYIPRPWGKPYNYKCFQCPFTCMEKSHLYNHMKYSLCKNSLSLLIESDWPYKKGNLLHLDQLRPLQQAHSLRTTAGKEEPEPATGNEERPRQQQDMEEEGESPGGEEEEEEEESGQGAEVTEMTRECSNRDSDGTAKRTSNHPEPELLMTDVFSLEDQLLRAHSVENQLKHYKLSKTFLTAPDLLSEQWRLLATSHTMAEGTQPRVSDSIPCYPPPPGLVDYQDPTELNLSILGVGYPLSPSLFSYMNSMNAIPTADTNITVPTQAQLAQLPFLASAAQLLHPASGVHHPINRTLLPSRFYYPFLCEHAFGAASTKSDVNKVLKTSANGLEPNPSCQPKVNLWKVPALRPGTTTTSSPTASPDPSYRTGDKLQAAAKEGKPGWGLKRTGALLGTDESPAEKRPALGFTLDLLKNIQNTIPFSMATEKLFLHSSFTNAQSQSRPSEQCCTNNPVSRVSESPSLPNCRRTSSQDSTIGQGTGEASSKSESAAALLSNLSNALQEYQDAECKISHLEKEDLIAQGHLWEHLNKIRSELSHIHHALERKARQTEGPLDLSIKKEQPVVTEVVAAGYQGLMGASLKDDITTETEEDDEEAEEEEAEEEEDENEMRKEAMKASLERRKQSLDVLIKMSQAGVQVVKTEVLSTGGLGLRPSQAEGLWPGRTTKCEADSSVLLCTDGLPLAVFNDFPPSSNKNSKKPLSIQ